The nucleotide window AAGGTTTTTCTGAAAAACCAAATTGGTGTAGATGAATTGTTTGTCCAAAATCTTTTGAGTTTTTAAAAAATGAATAGGAGCCGTATAGTAATATTTGTTGAAGGGGCAGATGACGAAAGGTTCTTTGAGAAAATAATAAAGCCGAAGTTGGAACCTAGAATTGTAGAAATTCGCTCATATGCACATCTGAATAATAGTAAAATGAAAAGAGGCTCTTCTCCAAAGTGAGTGGGTGATTTTGGGTTGTTTTTCAGATGGGCTTGAGCATACAGGTCAAGACTTTCAGGCGGAGATACTCCTCATCGCGTAACCCATACGCCCGGCGTTGAATCACCCGGATCTTATTGTTGAGTCCCTCCACGAACCCAAGCGAAACTTTATTCTCAGCCTTGGCATAGGCGGCAATCCCATCCCAGTGCCGCTCGATCATCTCCGCAAAGTCTTCGAAGGGTTTCAGGCGCTGCCTCTTCAATGCGGCTTTCCAGTTCTCGAAAAACCTCCGCGCCCAGCCTTCGGTCTGGTACTCCCATAACTGGCCGAAGGATTCCTTCAGCACATAGGCCGTGTGGAGTCGCTTGTTCGCATCGAGGAGCTTTTTCAGCGCCTGTCGTCCCTCAAGGGTCAGATTCTCCTTTCGTGACAGGAGGGTATACTTTTGCCCCTTGATAAACGACCGGTCCCTCTCCGTCAGCCGCTTGTATTCCTGTTTGCGCACCGTATCGAGCGCCTGACCGAGATGCCGCATCACGTGAAATTTGTCATACAAGATCGCGGCCTGAGGCGCATGCTTCACGGTCGAACTCTCGAAGGCCCGCCACATATCCATCACCGCCAACTGAATGCCAGCCACTTTCTTGGCTTCCAACCCCTCGTAGAACCGATCCAGGCTCTCTTCGGAGCGATCGACGCCTCCGAACCAGATCGGCCGCCGCCTCAC belongs to Nitrospiraceae bacterium and includes:
- a CDS encoding ISL3 family transposase, which codes for MSKSHDQGNIRRSAGPDYSAGAASKKTACGCCGTLHRSFYDRRVRHIRDLSCGELRIYLEVEVRRVRCRRCGKVKQETFPWLATNPFYTKRFAWYVGRRCRETAVKDVARELKLDWKTVKSLEKEYMQEQLRRTGTPGPKAIGIDELSIKKGQTYRIVVSDLVRRRPIWFGGVDRSEESLDRFYEGLEAKKVAGIQLAVMDMWRAFESSTVKHAPQAAILYDKFHVMRHLGQALDTVRKQEYKRLTERDRSFIKGQKYTLLSRKENLTLEGRQALKKLLDANKRLHTAYVLKESFGQLWEYQTEGWARRFFENWKAALKRQRLKPFEDFAEMIERHWDGIAAYAKAENKVSLGFVEGLNNKIRVIQRRAYGLRDEEYLRLKVLTCMLKPI